One genomic segment of Clostridium estertheticum subsp. estertheticum includes these proteins:
- a CDS encoding GerAB/ArcD/ProY family transporter, giving the protein MQIEKKNLLTPNEVTFILIGIVLDVTATSLPNGGIDIAKQDEWISVIIGALYPLYVAILAIYVSGKYPKDNILVLSKRYLGKPFGSILNVLFLLSFFSFFPPLITTITLIVRTEASPILTPFKIYVVLFFIGVYAAGLGIKVLGRTCAITFWMVLGVIIPTISILKQGSYLNISPVFGAGIINILKGSVYSAYDYSLMELIFLIYPFINDSSKIKSSVLKAVGFTAIIYTWITFITIYYMGKDIIHKTIWSFFTVTSAVKVEVINNFKYIFVFFWIIIAIKSVAIFNYVCLFLLNDFKKIKNKKLIYVVIAVLVIIITNTYYPDKLAMEEIIKYTLPFSVIYNLIYITLIASLIWIKKGWVK; this is encoded by the coding sequence ATGCAGATAGAAAAGAAAAATCTACTAACTCCAAATGAAGTAACTTTTATATTAATAGGAATTGTGCTTGATGTAACGGCTACAAGTTTACCTAATGGGGGAATAGATATTGCAAAACAGGATGAGTGGATTTCTGTAATAATAGGGGCTTTATATCCCTTATATGTAGCTATCTTAGCTATATATGTAAGTGGAAAATATCCTAAGGATAATATTTTAGTGCTTAGTAAAAGATACTTAGGCAAGCCATTTGGGAGCATATTAAATGTTCTTTTTTTACTAAGTTTTTTTAGCTTTTTTCCACCCTTAATTACAACAATCACGTTAATCGTAAGAACGGAAGCATCACCTATTTTAACTCCTTTTAAAATTTATGTAGTTTTATTTTTTATAGGAGTATACGCTGCTGGCCTTGGGATTAAAGTGCTGGGAAGGACATGTGCTATCACCTTTTGGATGGTGTTAGGGGTCATTATACCTACCATTTCTATTTTAAAACAAGGAAGTTATTTAAATATAAGTCCTGTATTTGGAGCGGGGATTATAAATATTTTAAAAGGGAGCGTGTATTCTGCTTATGATTACTCATTAATGGAGCTTATATTTTTAATTTATCCTTTTATAAACGATAGTAGCAAGATAAAGAGTTCCGTTTTAAAGGCAGTAGGATTTACGGCTATTATATATACATGGATTACCTTTATAACCATATATTATATGGGAAAAGATATTATTCATAAAACGATATGGAGTTTCTTTACAGTGACATCGGCAGTAAAGGTTGAAGTAATAAACAATTTTAAATATATTTTTGTGTTTTTTTGGATAATTATAGCAATTAAATCTGTCGCTATTTTTAATTACGTGTGTTTATTTTTATTAAATGATTTTAAGAAAATAAAAAATAAAAAATTAATATATGTTGTTATAGCTGTTTTGGTTATTATCATTACAAACACATATTATCCAGATAAGTTAGCAATGGAGGAAATTATAAAATATACCCTTCCATTCAGCGTTATTTACAATTTGATATATATAACTCTCATCGCCAGTTTAATATGGATAAAAAAAGGATGGGTAAAATGA
- a CDS encoding GerAB/ArcD/ProY family transporter, producing MDKAKNNLLEESEATAMVVGFIIGASVLALPNGVVQDAKQDGWISVLIGGIYPLYVALIAIYYAKKHPKQDILALSNLYLGKVIGTICNILFMLEFGVFAIAEIVSLSNIFRVHATPFLTPIKVFIPTILLALYLSSKGIKVLGRINKISLYVTVALPLILVFSLKNGNYLNLFPIFGTGVKNIFSGSLESAFAYGGMEAIFLFYPVLKEKNKIKRITLNALLITMGIYVWVTIACIYYLGYKVTSIALWPVLIVTGGVNIVVLNNFRFLFLLVGSMVVFKIIANEHYAFTYILSGLLKIKDINKTYWITFPIILCLCMLIKNEVQRRAIIGYIVPKIVLFNITYISIIAILIFIKGKVRK from the coding sequence ATGGATAAGGCAAAAAACAATTTGCTTGAAGAAAGTGAAGCTACAGCGATGGTAGTGGGATTTATAATTGGAGCAAGCGTTCTGGCATTGCCTAATGGAGTAGTACAGGATGCAAAGCAGGATGGATGGATATCTGTATTAATTGGTGGTATATATCCTCTATATGTAGCTTTGATAGCTATATATTATGCAAAAAAACACCCCAAGCAGGATATATTGGCTTTAAGTAACTTATATTTAGGCAAGGTCATAGGAACTATATGCAATATTTTATTTATGCTTGAGTTTGGTGTATTTGCTATAGCCGAAATTGTTAGTTTAAGTAATATTTTTAGAGTGCATGCAACACCTTTTTTAACACCAATAAAAGTTTTTATTCCAACTATACTATTAGCCTTATATTTAAGTAGTAAAGGGATAAAAGTACTAGGACGAATCAATAAAATTTCATTATATGTTACAGTTGCTTTACCTTTAATATTAGTATTTTCACTAAAAAATGGAAATTATCTAAATCTGTTTCCTATATTTGGGACAGGGGTTAAAAACATTTTCAGTGGCAGTCTTGAATCAGCATTTGCCTATGGAGGAATGGAAGCTATATTTTTATTTTATCCTGTTTTGAAAGAAAAAAATAAAATAAAAAGGATAACTTTAAATGCCTTATTAATCACTATGGGGATTTATGTTTGGGTTACAATTGCATGCATCTATTATTTAGGATACAAGGTTACATCTATAGCCTTATGGCCCGTTTTAATAGTAACAGGGGGGGTAAATATAGTAGTATTAAATAATTTTAGATTCTTATTTTTATTAGTAGGGTCTATGGTAGTGTTTAAGATTATAGCAAATGAGCACTATGCATTTACGTATATTCTGAGTGGTTTATTAAAAATTAAAGATATAAATAAGACATATTGGATCACATTTCCAATTATTCTTTGCTTATGTATGTTAATTAAAAATGAAGTTCAAAGAAGAGCAATCATTGGGTATATTGTTCCTAAAATAGTTTTATTTAATATAACGTACATATCTATTATTGCCATATTGATATTTATAAAAGGAAAAGTTCGAAAGTAA
- a CDS encoding Ger(x)C family spore germination protein, protein MKKYMNIIFIVFLCSTLIMVIFGGENTKTQSVEDLGISVGVGMGINKNGEGNIIYRVSTTANEYKEDGTIETLLGTGIGSTIGKTRENRQKKIGKEFFLGLSKIYIVDEEYAKYGLRGLIDVNFKNPVVNDNAFLVVCKGRNEDYLNYTSPGYDNSAEYISDMIKNSVNYNFFKEDYMFKDAFLSIDAEGKNVVSPYIEIMEDGIKIKGMAVFNKDKLAVILDMKDTKIMNMLRENKVRGILTIQKDSDKYVNYQGSSKRKITCRKIGDKYTFIIDLNLEGEIVNNELYKGIATNLGVTKRFEDDMAKQVEEMCNGFLGRMKNKYKVDLLQLGWVATAKYGRDTGVDWNDVISNSEIKVNVKVHVDKVGRGQY, encoded by the coding sequence ATGAAAAAATATATGAATATAATATTTATTGTTTTTTTATGTAGTACTCTAATTATGGTTATTTTTGGAGGAGAAAATACAAAAACACAGAGTGTGGAGGATTTAGGTATTTCTGTGGGTGTAGGAATGGGAATAAATAAAAATGGTGAAGGGAATATAATATATAGGGTCTCCACAACTGCTAATGAATATAAAGAAGACGGCACTATTGAAACACTATTAGGTACTGGAATAGGTAGCACTATTGGGAAAACAAGAGAGAATAGACAAAAAAAAATAGGAAAAGAATTTTTTTTAGGACTATCAAAGATTTATATAGTAGATGAGGAATATGCTAAATATGGACTAAGAGGTTTAATAGATGTTAATTTTAAGAATCCTGTGGTTAATGACAATGCATTTTTAGTTGTATGCAAAGGTAGGAATGAAGATTATCTTAATTATACTTCCCCAGGTTACGATAATTCAGCAGAGTATATAAGCGATATGATTAAAAACTCAGTAAACTATAATTTTTTTAAGGAAGACTACATGTTTAAAGATGCATTTTTATCAATAGATGCGGAGGGCAAAAATGTTGTTAGTCCCTATATTGAAATAATGGAAGATGGAATTAAAATAAAAGGCATGGCAGTTTTTAACAAGGATAAGCTAGCTGTTATTTTGGATATGAAGGATACGAAAATAATGAATATGCTTAGGGAAAATAAAGTAAGAGGAATATTAACCATACAAAAGGATTCAGATAAGTATGTAAATTATCAAGGGTCATCTAAAAGAAAAATTACATGCAGGAAAATAGGAGATAAATATACTTTTATTATTGATTTAAATTTGGAAGGAGAAATTGTTAACAATGAATTATATAAAGGTATAGCAACAAACTTAGGGGTAACAAAAAGGTTTGAAGATGACATGGCAAAACAAGTGGAAGAAATGTGCAATGGATTTTTGGGGAGGATGAAGAACAAATATAAGGTAGATCTACTTCAGCTAGGATGGGTGGCTACTGCGAAATATGGAAGAGACACAGGAGTAGACTGGAATGATGTTATTTCTAACTCTGAGATTAAAGTAAATGTAAAGGTACATGTTGATAAAGTAGGAAGAGGACAGTATTAA
- a CDS encoding Ger(x)C family spore germination protein, with protein sequence MNKKKYFIIIIGIFIYVFIMLDQGRVPIEEIVTINGIGYDIEKKGEDIIEYSVPINTNVYKASGKQANLLFNEQGQNLGEVTQKRQEKMDKKFVQGQERVVFVSQDYARYGLKTLIDDRFRNPRTNDMAYMVVCKGKAEDYLKYKKKGYSNSSEYIGGLVESYGNYSFFSNNYKLIDAYVRIGAEGRSLVLPYIEITQEGIEITGVAIFNGDKMVEVVDIQKGKILNLLKNDDVHGILTLQKSPKEFIDFDAKTGKRKVKCYKQGNKYSFIIDLTFTGTITNNEMYANMLKDINKKKEFEKDMEKDMEKQCVDFIKIMQSDYKMDCITLGREAAAKYGRQKNIDWNKVVSNADIKVNVVVNADLQGRGDY encoded by the coding sequence TTGAATAAAAAAAAATACTTCATCATAATAATTGGCATTTTTATTTATGTATTTATTATGCTTGATCAAGGCCGGGTACCTATTGAGGAGATAGTAACTATTAATGGCATTGGGTATGATATAGAAAAAAAAGGTGAAGATATCATTGAATATAGTGTCCCGATTAATACAAATGTTTATAAGGCAAGTGGTAAGCAAGCGAATTTGTTATTTAATGAGCAAGGTCAAAATTTAGGAGAAGTAACTCAGAAAAGGCAAGAAAAGATGGATAAAAAATTTGTACAAGGTCAGGAAAGGGTGGTTTTTGTCAGTCAGGATTATGCAAGGTATGGTTTGAAAACTTTAATAGATGATAGATTTAGAAATCCACGAACTAACGATATGGCTTATATGGTAGTATGCAAAGGGAAAGCAGAGGATTATTTAAAGTACAAAAAAAAAGGTTATAGTAACTCTTCAGAATATATAGGGGGGCTTGTAGAATCTTATGGCAATTATAGTTTTTTTTCTAATAACTACAAGTTAATAGATGCATATGTGAGGATTGGAGCTGAGGGTAGAAGTCTGGTGCTTCCATATATAGAAATAACACAGGAAGGAATAGAAATCACTGGTGTGGCTATTTTCAATGGAGATAAAATGGTAGAAGTTGTGGATATACAAAAGGGTAAAATACTTAATTTGTTAAAAAACGATGATGTACACGGGATACTAACTTTACAAAAGAGCCCTAAAGAGTTTATTGATTTTGATGCAAAAACTGGTAAAAGAAAAGTGAAATGTTATAAGCAAGGAAATAAATACAGTTTTATTATTGATTTAACTTTCACAGGTACAATTACTAATAATGAAATGTACGCTAATATGTTAAAGGATATAAACAAAAAAAAAGAATTTGAAAAAGATATGGAAAAAGATATGGAAAAGCAATGTGTTGATTTTATAAAAATAATGCAGAGTGATTATAAGATGGATTGTATTACTCTTGGAAGAGAAGCGGCTGCAAAGTATGGAAGGCAGAAAAATATTGATTGGAATAAAGTAGTTTCAAATGCAGATATTAAAGTAAATGTGGTGGTTAATGCAGATTTACAGGGTAGAGGAGACTATTAA
- a CDS encoding Ger(x)C family spore germination protein, producing MEKKKIIIMFLVVLIVSIYAEKYKVSPMEDLNIISGIGFDINKEVNGNVQYSVPFSIYGFKSKGKSGLPITTKKASSPGENIERTSSIIMEKSNTIGDTREERQLKSSKAYTIGTEKMAIIGEEQAAYGILNMVNILFSNANINDSDIFSVCKGKAEDILRFKVEGYPSSSDYMEGMIKGATNYNFLSLEYNLLNIYITLDSEGKNLVLPYLEVKDNNIFYTGMALFKGNKMAYVLPMDESKIMNMLREKKGKGILTLQEGPDKYINYDAMVKRKVKCNKIEDKYEFNIDLNFRGDIIENTLYKSINKESEKEFEKLMGKKIEKMCYDFLGKMKNVYKIDCLNLGMDAVAQYGRETGVDWNDVVSNADIKVNVVVKIDNIGKGQY from the coding sequence TTGGAAAAGAAAAAAATAATAATTATGTTTTTGGTGGTGCTTATAGTTTCGATTTATGCAGAAAAATATAAAGTAAGCCCTATGGAGGATTTAAATATAATTTCAGGAATTGGTTTTGATATTAATAAAGAGGTAAATGGTAATGTGCAATATAGTGTCCCATTTTCTATATATGGTTTTAAAAGTAAGGGAAAAAGTGGTCTACCAATCACTACTAAAAAGGCAAGTAGTCCTGGAGAAAATATTGAAAGAACTAGTAGTATTATAATGGAAAAGTCAAATACTATTGGAGATACAAGGGAAGAGAGACAATTAAAGTCAAGTAAAGCTTACACAATCGGAACTGAAAAAATGGCTATAATAGGCGAAGAGCAGGCAGCTTATGGGATACTTAATATGGTAAATATACTTTTTTCTAATGCAAATATTAATGATTCAGATATTTTTTCAGTGTGTAAGGGGAAGGCAGAAGATATATTAAGGTTTAAGGTAGAAGGATATCCTAGTTCTTCAGACTATATGGAGGGTATGATTAAAGGTGCTACAAACTATAATTTTTTAAGTTTAGAATATAATTTACTTAATATATATATAACATTGGATTCGGAAGGGAAAAATTTAGTACTTCCTTACCTAGAAGTAAAGGATAACAATATCTTCTATACGGGTATGGCTTTATTTAAAGGGAATAAAATGGCTTACGTATTGCCTATGGATGAAAGTAAAATTATGAATATGCTTAGGGAGAAAAAAGGTAAAGGAATATTAACGCTTCAGGAAGGCCCAGATAAATATATAAATTACGATGCAATGGTTAAAAGGAAGGTAAAATGCAATAAGATAGAAGATAAATATGAATTTAACATTGATTTGAATTTTAGGGGAGACATCATAGAGAACACATTATATAAAAGTATTAATAAAGAAAGTGAAAAAGAATTTGAAAAGCTTATGGGAAAGAAAATAGAGAAAATGTGTTATGATTTTTTAGGAAAGATGAAAAATGTATATAAAATAGATTGCTTAAATTTAGGAATGGATGCTGTAGCTCAATATGGCAGAGAAACTGGAGTAGATTGGAATGATGTGGTAAGTAATGCAGATATTAAAGTAAATGTAGTGGTGAAAATTGATAATATTGGAAAGGGTCAGTATTGA